One Clavibacter zhangzhiyongii genomic region harbors:
- a CDS encoding aminotransferase class IV: MSSDTILRWTPAGWATDPADPAGGGAEVARPVGHRVLAADSFLVDEGRVLALDVHWQRFLASLRLQGAAVPDPAAFLDAAVAALPRAGAWFPRVEALRGPDGDVARLLLRPAPERTATVVLRDHDGPDPRTMPRVKGPDLHALGALRSRAARHGAGEAVILAADGTIVEGAYSAIVWWHGDALAVVEGDVPRIPSVTERSVVALATALGIDVLHDRVRPADLNGHEVWAVSALHGIRLVREWIGGPSVAAEPGRVRAWRSRLDALRRELPAG, from the coding sequence ATGAGTTCCGACACGATCCTCCGGTGGACGCCCGCGGGCTGGGCGACGGATCCCGCGGATCCCGCCGGTGGAGGAGCCGAGGTCGCGCGTCCGGTCGGCCACCGCGTCCTCGCGGCCGACTCGTTCCTCGTCGACGAGGGGCGCGTCCTCGCCCTCGACGTGCACTGGCAGCGCTTCCTCGCGTCGCTGCGGCTGCAGGGCGCCGCGGTCCCGGATCCCGCCGCCTTCCTCGACGCCGCGGTGGCCGCCCTGCCGCGCGCGGGCGCCTGGTTCCCGCGGGTCGAGGCGCTGCGCGGACCGGACGGCGACGTCGCCCGCCTGCTCCTGCGGCCCGCGCCGGAGCGCACGGCGACGGTCGTGCTCCGCGACCACGACGGGCCGGATCCGCGCACGATGCCCCGCGTGAAGGGCCCCGACCTGCACGCGCTCGGCGCGCTCCGCAGCCGCGCGGCGCGGCACGGCGCAGGCGAGGCGGTGATCCTCGCCGCCGACGGCACGATCGTCGAGGGCGCCTACAGCGCGATCGTCTGGTGGCACGGCGACGCGCTGGCGGTGGTCGAGGGCGACGTGCCGCGGATCCCGAGCGTCACCGAGCGCAGCGTCGTCGCGCTCGCGACGGCCCTCGGGATCGACGTGCTGCACGACCGCGTGCGGCCCGCCGACCTCAACGGCCACGAGGTCTGGGCCGTGAGCGCGCTGCACGGGATCCGGCTGGTGCGCGAGTGGATCGGCGGTCCGTCGGTCGCCGCCGAGCCCGGCCGGGTGCGCGCCTGGCGGTCACGGCTCGACGCGCTCCGCCGCGAGCTGCCCGCGGGCTGA
- a CDS encoding anthranilate synthase component I family protein — MQQGDPRAPRPVAGRRLDAWHEPEHAFLALHAAASAGDVAWLDDSAGEGWSYLAASAGTVDAWPHGLFAGLAELLPASPGARHDTPQDAPGLPEGLAFRLGVVGWIPYDAWPETVPLHHAPAADPADPAAAVPPAFLRVERLLAFDHAAREVWAVARAGDPWPGTVEDALAAARPGVPSAEDTAGDAAPAWRHDDDAYLALIRSCQESIRRGDAYQLCLTNAAHVPGAVDPVRVHLALRALSPTHHGGFLRVGGTVLVSASPERFVEVDGHGTLRTLPIKGTRPRHADPAADELARAELLASDKERAENVMIVDLMRNDLSRVCVLGSVRVTSLFQVEAYAQVHQLVSRVEGELAPGVSAVDAVRALFPAGSMTGAPKSAAVGILQALERGPRGVYAGAFGWFGDDGRADLAMVIRSVVVADGRATVGAGGGITALSVPEEELEEVRVKAAPLLAAVRAGRLAPPSDEGASVPRPLPRPMPGA, encoded by the coding sequence ATGCAGCAGGGCGATCCGCGCGCGCCGCGGCCGGTCGCGGGCCGCCGCCTCGACGCCTGGCACGAGCCCGAGCACGCGTTCCTCGCGCTGCACGCCGCCGCGTCCGCCGGCGACGTCGCCTGGCTCGACGACTCGGCGGGGGAGGGCTGGAGCTACCTCGCCGCCTCCGCCGGCACCGTCGACGCGTGGCCGCACGGCCTCTTCGCGGGGCTCGCGGAGCTGCTGCCCGCGTCGCCCGGCGCGCGCCACGACACACCGCAGGACGCCCCCGGCCTGCCGGAGGGCCTCGCGTTCCGGCTCGGCGTCGTCGGCTGGATCCCGTACGACGCGTGGCCGGAGACCGTCCCGCTGCACCATGCGCCGGCCGCCGACCCCGCCGATCCCGCGGCAGCCGTCCCGCCCGCCTTCCTCCGCGTCGAGCGCCTCCTCGCCTTCGACCACGCGGCGCGGGAGGTCTGGGCGGTCGCCCGCGCGGGGGATCCGTGGCCGGGCACCGTGGAGGACGCGCTGGCGGCCGCGCGGCCCGGCGTGCCGTCGGCCGAGGACACCGCCGGGGACGCCGCCCCCGCCTGGCGCCACGACGACGACGCCTACCTCGCCCTCATCCGCTCCTGCCAGGAGTCCATCCGCCGCGGCGACGCCTACCAGCTCTGCCTCACCAACGCCGCGCACGTGCCGGGCGCCGTCGACCCGGTCCGCGTGCACCTCGCGCTCCGGGCCCTCAGCCCCACGCACCACGGCGGCTTCCTCCGCGTCGGCGGCACGGTGCTCGTCAGCGCGTCACCGGAGCGCTTCGTGGAGGTCGACGGGCACGGCACGCTGCGGACGCTCCCCATCAAGGGGACGCGGCCGCGCCACGCGGATCCCGCCGCCGACGAGCTCGCCCGCGCCGAGCTCCTCGCGAGCGACAAGGAGCGCGCCGAGAACGTCATGATCGTCGACCTCATGCGCAACGACCTCAGCCGCGTGTGCGTGCTCGGCTCGGTGCGCGTCACGAGCCTGTTCCAGGTGGAGGCGTACGCGCAGGTGCACCAGCTCGTGAGCCGCGTCGAGGGCGAGCTCGCGCCGGGCGTCTCGGCCGTCGACGCGGTGCGGGCGCTCTTCCCGGCGGGATCCATGACGGGTGCCCCGAAGTCCGCCGCGGTGGGCATCCTCCAGGCCCTCGAGCGCGGGCCCCGCGGCGTCTACGCGGGCGCGTTCGGCTGGTTCGGCGACGACGGCCGGGCCGACCTCGCCATGGTGATCCGCTCGGTGGTCGTCGCGGACGGCCGGGCGACCGTGGGCGCGGGCGGCGGCATCACGGCGCTCTCGGTGCCGGAGGAGGAGCTCGAGGAGGTGCGGGTGAAGGCGGCGCCGCTCCTTGCGGCGGTCCGCGCGGGCCGCCTGGCACCGCCGTCGGACGAGGGCGCGAGCGTCCCCCGGCCCCTCCCCAGGCCGATGCCCGGGGCCTGA
- the cydC gene encoding thiol reductant ABC exporter subunit CydC, with protein sequence MNRVDVLRLAQPPVRRALPGLLAGLASAIGAVALLATSAWLITRAAEQPPILFLGMAIVGVRAFALGRAGFRYLERILSHDAAFRALATLRAGVFERLLPFAPAGLRDTRRGDLLSRLVGDVDRLQDLPLRVVQPLAVSVLVQAASVAVVGAVLPAAGIALLVVLASALAVGVGTTTALAGRAETRIAPSKAALQDRVLDAVGGLDVLAAFGAVDARLADLDRAADELRRAELRSAAAAGATTGVVLVGTGAVAGWTVLQGVPGLASGALDPAWLALAALVPLALVESAVAVPLAVQAWRRVRTSADRVAGAVPAEVPVEIPREPGGAATDAPEEAAPARGATLEVRDLVTRWPGAAHDALEPVSLVLRPGETVVVRGASGSGKSSLASALVRFLESHGTYEIDGVDARAMAPSAVRRVVGLCEQAPHLFDASIRQNLLFAREDATDDDLLGVLDRVGLAGWTAERGGLDARVGDRGGLVSGGQAQRIALARALLADFPVLVLDEPTADVDADRAGAVLRDVLAAARDRGRGVLLLTHTDVPAELVDRTVRMTPEEGGRMAG encoded by the coding sequence GTGAACCGCGTCGACGTCCTCCGCCTCGCGCAGCCGCCCGTCCGTCGTGCGCTGCCCGGCCTCCTCGCCGGGCTCGCCAGCGCGATCGGCGCGGTGGCGCTCCTCGCGACCTCGGCGTGGCTGATCACGCGCGCGGCCGAGCAGCCGCCCATCCTCTTCCTCGGCATGGCCATCGTCGGCGTGCGCGCCTTCGCGCTCGGCCGCGCGGGGTTCCGGTACCTCGAGCGGATCCTCAGCCACGACGCAGCATTCCGCGCCCTCGCGACGCTCCGGGCCGGCGTCTTCGAGCGGCTGCTGCCCTTCGCGCCCGCGGGCCTCCGCGACACGCGTCGCGGCGACCTCCTCTCCCGCCTCGTCGGCGACGTCGACCGGCTGCAGGACCTGCCGCTCCGCGTCGTCCAGCCGCTCGCCGTGTCGGTGCTCGTGCAGGCGGCCAGCGTCGCCGTGGTCGGGGCCGTGCTGCCGGCGGCCGGGATCGCGCTGCTGGTCGTCCTGGCGTCCGCGCTCGCCGTCGGCGTCGGCACGACCACGGCGCTCGCCGGGCGGGCCGAGACGCGGATCGCGCCGTCGAAGGCGGCGCTGCAGGACCGGGTGCTCGACGCGGTGGGCGGGCTCGACGTGCTCGCCGCGTTCGGCGCCGTGGATGCGCGCCTCGCCGACCTCGACCGGGCCGCCGACGAGCTGCGACGCGCGGAGCTGCGGAGCGCGGCCGCCGCGGGCGCCACCACGGGCGTGGTGCTCGTCGGAACGGGCGCCGTCGCGGGATGGACCGTGCTGCAGGGCGTGCCGGGGCTCGCGTCCGGCGCGCTGGATCCGGCCTGGCTCGCGCTCGCGGCGCTCGTGCCGCTCGCGCTGGTGGAGTCGGCCGTCGCCGTGCCGCTCGCGGTGCAGGCGTGGCGGCGCGTGCGCACCAGCGCCGACCGCGTGGCGGGCGCGGTGCCGGCGGAGGTGCCCGTGGAGATCCCGCGGGAGCCGGGCGGCGCGGCGACCGACGCACCGGAGGAGGCCGCGCCGGCGCGCGGCGCGACCCTCGAGGTCCGCGACCTGGTCACCCGCTGGCCGGGCGCCGCGCACGACGCCCTGGAGCCCGTGTCGCTCGTGCTGCGGCCGGGGGAGACGGTCGTGGTGCGCGGGGCGAGCGGATCCGGCAAGTCGTCGCTCGCCTCCGCCCTCGTGCGCTTCCTCGAATCGCACGGCACCTACGAGATCGACGGGGTCGACGCCCGCGCGATGGCCCCCTCGGCGGTGCGCCGGGTCGTCGGCCTCTGCGAGCAGGCGCCGCACCTGTTCGACGCGAGCATCCGGCAGAACCTCCTCTTCGCCCGCGAGGACGCGACCGACGACGACCTCCTCGGCGTGCTCGACCGGGTCGGGCTCGCGGGGTGGACGGCCGAGCGCGGCGGCCTGGACGCGCGCGTCGGCGACCGCGGCGGCCTCGTCTCGGGCGGCCAGGCGCAGCGGATCGCCCTCGCCCGCGCGCTGCTCGCCGACTTCCCGGTGCTCGTGCTCGACGAGCCCACCGCCGACGTGGACGCCGACCGCGCGGGGGCCGTGCTCCGGGACGTGCTCGCCGCCGCGCGGGATCGCGGCCGCGGGGTGCTGCTGCTGACGCACACGGACGTGCCGGCGGAGCTGGTCGACCGGACGGTGCGGATGACGCCGGAGGAGGGCGGGCGCATGGCGGGGTGA
- the cydD gene encoding thiol reductant ABC exporter subunit CydD, with amino-acid sequence MKPLDPRLLRHSVRARAMLAVGALVGVVQTVALVGFCWSLTQLVVQAIAGRTAAELGPALVLVVASALVRGVAGWLLDVVGARGAAQVTAELRRRALRAIADLGPAWTAGRSRARLTTVVGPGLDALDPYFARYVPQLILTALATPVVVGVLLLADPLTGVTVIATLPVIPVFMVLVGWATQEVQRRQWSTLTELASGFLDVVDGLSTLLVFGRARRQTARIRRITEEHRVETMRVLRISFLSGFVLELAASLSVALVAVSVGVRLIGGQLDLEVGLFVLLLAPEAFLPIRQVGVQFHAAAEGVAASDDVLGILEEAEAAAGRDAAAPGSRPAASRAGDALVVRGLSVLRGDRPVLVDLSARFPRGRVTAVTGPSGAGKSSLLGALLGQLPATGAVGWTADGARTGDAAADDPRPPLPTEIAWAGQRPGLMAGTVRENVALGVADPDDALVRRALALAAADGIDPDLRLGVGGQGLSGGQAQRVAVARAVHRALVLDCPLVLLDEPSSALDAATEARLAEGIRALADQGRAVVVVTHRGALVRAADAELRLGGGSAAPDGTGVGASAATPERAAPVAPAPVSPAPAWHAQVAP; translated from the coding sequence GTGAAGCCCCTCGATCCCCGGCTCCTGCGGCACTCCGTCCGCGCGCGGGCGATGCTCGCGGTGGGCGCCCTCGTCGGCGTCGTGCAGACCGTCGCGCTCGTCGGCTTCTGCTGGTCGCTCACGCAGCTCGTCGTGCAGGCGATCGCCGGGCGCACGGCGGCGGAGCTCGGGCCCGCGCTCGTGCTCGTCGTCGCGTCCGCGCTCGTGCGGGGCGTCGCCGGCTGGCTGCTCGACGTGGTCGGGGCGCGCGGCGCCGCGCAGGTCACCGCCGAGCTCCGCCGGCGTGCGCTCCGGGCGATCGCCGACCTCGGCCCCGCCTGGACCGCCGGCCGGAGCCGCGCGCGCCTCACCACGGTCGTCGGCCCGGGGCTCGACGCGCTCGACCCCTACTTCGCGCGGTACGTGCCGCAGCTCATCCTCACGGCGCTCGCCACGCCCGTCGTCGTGGGGGTGCTGCTGCTGGCCGATCCGCTCACGGGCGTCACCGTCATCGCGACGCTCCCCGTGATCCCCGTCTTCATGGTGCTCGTCGGCTGGGCCACGCAGGAGGTGCAGCGGCGGCAGTGGTCCACGCTCACCGAGCTCGCCTCGGGGTTCCTCGACGTGGTCGACGGGCTCTCCACGCTCCTCGTCTTCGGGCGCGCCCGGCGGCAGACCGCGCGCATCCGCCGCATCACCGAGGAGCACCGCGTCGAGACGATGCGCGTGCTCCGCATCTCGTTCCTCTCGGGCTTCGTGCTGGAGCTCGCGGCGTCGCTGTCGGTCGCGCTCGTCGCGGTGTCGGTGGGCGTGCGCCTCATCGGCGGGCAGCTCGACCTCGAGGTGGGGCTGTTCGTGCTGCTGCTCGCGCCCGAGGCGTTCCTGCCGATCCGGCAGGTGGGCGTGCAGTTCCACGCGGCGGCCGAGGGGGTGGCGGCCTCGGACGACGTGCTCGGGATCCTCGAGGAGGCGGAGGCCGCGGCGGGCCGGGACGCCGCCGCGCCCGGGTCGCGTCCGGCTGCATCACGCGCGGGGGACGCCCTCGTCGTCCGGGGCCTAAGCGTCCTGCGGGGCGACCGGCCCGTGCTCGTCGACCTGTCGGCGCGGTTCCCCCGGGGGCGCGTCACGGCGGTGACCGGGCCGAGCGGCGCGGGGAAGTCGTCGCTGCTCGGGGCGCTCCTCGGCCAGCTGCCCGCGACGGGCGCCGTCGGCTGGACGGCGGACGGCGCCCGGACGGGCGACGCCGCGGCGGACGACCCGCGGCCGCCGCTGCCGACGGAGATCGCGTGGGCCGGTCAGCGGCCGGGGCTCATGGCCGGGACCGTGCGGGAGAACGTGGCGCTCGGCGTCGCGGATCCCGACGACGCCCTCGTCCGCCGGGCCCTCGCGCTCGCGGCCGCCGACGGCATCGACCCCGACCTCCGCCTCGGCGTCGGCGGGCAGGGCCTCTCCGGCGGGCAGGCGCAGCGCGTCGCCGTCGCGCGCGCCGTGCACCGCGCCCTCGTGCTCGACTGCCCCCTCGTGCTGCTCGACGAGCCGAGCTCCGCCCTCGACGCCGCGACGGAGGCGCGCCTCGCCGAGGGGATCCGCGCGCTCGCCGACCAGGGCCGCGCCGTCGTCGTCGTGACCCACCGCGGCGCGCTCGTGCGGGCGGCGGACGCGGAGCTGCGCCTGGGCGGGGGATCCGCCGCGCCGGACGGGACCGGCGTCGGCGCATCGGCTGCGACCCCCGAGCGTGCCGCGCCCGTCGCGCCTGCGCCCGTCTCGCCCGCGCCCGCCTGGCACGCGCAGGTGGCGCCGTGA